In Xiphias gladius isolate SHS-SW01 ecotype Sanya breed wild chromosome 16, ASM1685928v1, whole genome shotgun sequence, a genomic segment contains:
- the LOC120801597 gene encoding olfactory receptor 11A1-like, translated as MDKEINVTYITLSGYVEVNKYRYLYFLIMFTVYILIICCNSTIVYLIVIHKNLHEPMYVFIAALLLNSVLFSTAMYPKLLIDFLSEKQIISYSACLFQFQIFYSLGGSEFLLLAAMAYDRYVSICKPLQYPTIMRKTTVRVFLVLAWLLPACQVAVPAVLSANRKLCNFTLKGIFCNNLIYKLYCVSSRVLSALGLIILLNIVFFPMLYIVFTYTRILIISYRSSREVRKKAAQTCLPHLLVLINFSLLCTYDVIILRLESDFPKTARLIMTLQVVLYHPLFNPIIYGLKMKEISKHLKRLFSQVR; from the coding sequence AtggataaagaaataaatgtaacataCATAACTCTTAGCGGGTATGTGGAAGTtaacaaatacagatatttatattttttgattatgTTCACAGTCTATATCCTAATAATCTGCTGTAATTCTACTATTGTGTACCTCATCGTGATTCACAAAAACCTCCATGAGCCTATGTACGTTTTTATTGCAGCCTTGCTACTGAACTCTGttcttttcagcactgcaaTGTACCCAAAGTTGTTAATTGActttttatctgaaaaacagatcatttcTTATTCAGCCTGTCTCTTtcagtttcaaatattttactctttaGGCGGTTCAGAGTTCCTATTGTTGGCAGCCATGGCCTATGACAggtatgtgtctatatgtaaACCTCTGCAATACCCGACTATCATGAGAAAAACCACTGTGAGGGTTTTCCTGGTTTTAGCCTGGCTCCTGCCAGCGTGTCAGGTTGCAGTACCAGCTGTACTGAGTGCTAACAGAAAACTCTGTAACTTTACTTTGAAGGGAATTTTTTGTaacaatttaatttacaaaCTTTACTGTGTGAGCTCAAGAGTGCTCTCTGCGCTTGGTTTGATTATTTTGCtcaatattgtattttttccaatGCTCTACATTGTTTTTACTTACACAAGGATACTCATCATATCCTATCGGAGCAGTAGAGAAGTCAGGAAAAAAGCTGCACAGACCTGTTTACCTCACCTGCTGGTTTTAAtcaatttttcattgttgtgtaCATATGATGTTATTATACTTAGACTGGAATCAGATTTTCCAAAAACTGCCCGTTTAATAATGACTTTACAAGTGGTTTTGTATCACCCTCTCTTTAATCCAATCATATACGgactaaaaatgaaagaaatctcCAAACACCTGAAGAGGTTGTTCAGTCAAGTAAGATGA
- the LOC120801594 gene encoding olfactory receptor 11A1-like, giving the protein MDDKLNVTDITLDGHVEVYRYRYLYFVIMFTVYILIICSNSTIICLVWIHQNLHEPMYVFIAALSLNSVVFSTAMYPKLLIDFLSEKQIISYSTCLLQFFLYYSLGGSEFLLLAAMAYDRYVSICKPLQYPTIMRKATVRVFLSLAWLVPACQIAVVVIMSADMKLCNLTLKGIFCNNSIYNLHCVSSRARSVFGVVALTNIALFPLLFILFTYTRILIISYQSCKNVRKKAAQTCLPHLLVLFSFFCLCAYDVITVRLGSDFPKTVRLIMTLQAVLYHPLFNPIIYGLKMKEISKHLKRLFCQSKVM; this is encoded by the coding sequence atgGATGACAAACTTAATGTAACAGATATAACTCTTGATGGGCACGTGGAAGTCTACAGATACAGATATCTTTATTTTGTGATCATGTTTACAGTGTATATTCTAATTATCTGCAGTAATTCAACCATCATTTGCCTCGTCTGGATTCACCAAAACCTCCATGAGCCCATGTACGTTTTCATTGCAGCCTTGTCACTGAACTCTGTTGTTTTCAGCACTGCAATGTACCCAAAGTTGTTAATTGActttttatctgaaaaacagatcatttcTTATTCCACCTGTctccttcaattttttttatattactcTTTAGGCGGTTCTGAATTCCTATTGTTGGCAGCCATGGCCTATGACAggtatgtgtctatatgtaaACCTCTGCAATATCCGACTATCATGAGAAAAGCCACTGTGAGGGTTTTTCTGAGTTTAGCTTGGCTTGTTCCTGCTTGTCAGATTGCCGTTGTAGTAATAATGAGTGCCGATATGAAACTGtgtaatttaactttaaaaggAATTTTTTGTAACAATTCAATTTACAATCTCCACTGTGTGAGCTCGAGAGCACGATCTGTATTTGGTGTTGTTGCTTTGACAAACATTGCACTTTTCCCACTGCTCTTCATACTTTTTACATACACTAGGATACTTATAATATCTTATCaaagttgtaaaaatgtaagaaaaaaagctgcacagACCTGTTTACCTCACCTGTTGGTTTTATTCAGcttcttctgtttgtgtgcgtacGATGTTATCACAGTTCGACTGGGTTCTGATTTTCCAAAAACTGTACGTTTAATAATGACTTTACAGGCGGTTCTCTATCATCCACTCTTCAATCCAATTATATACGGactcaaaatgaaagaaatctcTAAACACCTGAAGAGGTTGTTCTGTCAAAGTAAAGTGAtgtga
- the LOC120801595 gene encoding olfactory receptor 11A1-like: MDDELNVTHITLSGYVEVNKYRYLYFLIMFTVYILIICCNSTIVYLIVIHKNLHEPMYVFIAALLLNCVFYSTTIYPKLLIDFVAEKQIISYSACIFQYLIYYSIGTSEFLLLAAMAYDRYVSICKPLQYPTIMRKATVSICLILSWLVPACHMAVPAIVSAEAKLCNFTLKGIYCNNAIYGLQCVKSRFITIYGVVALVDLVILPTLFIIFTYTRILIISYRSSREVRKKAAETCLPHLLVLISIFCLCAYDVTIARVDFNFPKIVSFIMTLQIILYHPLFNPIIYGLKMKEISKHLKRLFCPAKMI, encoded by the coding sequence ATGGATGATGAGTTAAACGTTACTCACATAACTCTTAGCGGGTATGTGGAAGTtaacaaatacagatatttatattttttgattatgTTCACAGTCTATATCCTAATAATCTGCTGTAATTCTACTATTGTGTACCTCATCGTGATTCACAAAAACCTCCATGAGCCTATGTATGTTTTCATTGCAGCCTTGCTATTGAACTGTGTCTTTTACAGCACTACTATTTACCCAAAGCTTCTGATTGATTTTGTGGctgaaaaacagatcatatCATATTCAGCCTGCATCTTccaatatttaatatattattcTATAGGCACTTCTGAATTCCTATTGTTGGCAGCCATGGCCTATGACAggtatgtgtctatatgtaaACCTCTGCAATATCCGACTATCATGAGAAAAGCCACTGTGAGTATTTGCCTGATTTTGTCTTGGCTTGTACCTGCTTGCCATATGGCGGTTCCTGCAATAGTGAGTGCTGAAGCTAAACTGTGTAACTTTACTCTAAAAGGAATATATTGCAACAATGCAATCTACGGACTTCAGTGTGTAAAATCAAGATTCATCACTATATATGGTGTGGTTGCTTTAGTAGATCTGGTAATACTCCCTACGCTCTTCATAATTTTTACTTACACAAGGATACTCATCATATCCTATCGGAGCAGCAGAGAGGTCCGGAAAAAAGCTGCAGAGACCTGTTTACCTCACCTGCTGGTTTTAATCAGTatattctgtttgtgtgcatatgatGTCACTATAGCTCGAGTGGATTTCAACTTTCCAAAGATTGTGAGCTTTATAATGACACTGCAAATAATTCTGTATCATCCTCTCTTTAATCCAATCATATACGGgctcaaaatgaaagaaatttccAAACACCTCAAGAGGTTGTTCTGTCCAGCCAAAATGATCTGA